Proteins encoded together in one Terriglobus saanensis SP1PR4 window:
- a CDS encoding lysylphosphatidylglycerol synthase transmembrane domain-containing protein produces MNSRKLVVPLLTIAFVLFIAWLLIYRIHFDWKMFGNQLRSASPVHIAAGVALIYLSFVIRSWRWAIFLRPGTKVGPLSLLGSQFVGFSAVAMFGRLADLSRPYLIAKRTKTNVPAQIAVYTVERMFDLGAAALIFSSAFAFAPKDMPHHETFVHVGVFSLIGTVALAIIALVVRVSGVAVAGFARGALSGLSEKFATSLSEKILHFREGLSAISSMNEFVIAAVMSLAMWAMIAFAYVQTCHAFVLEPTLAHLTFSQAMLLMAASIGGSLLQLPVVGWFTQIAVTSTAMHASYGTPIETATGCGALLLLVTSLSIVPIGLIYARVESISMKELKKTSAEPAAV; encoded by the coding sequence TTGAATTCGCGAAAACTGGTTGTCCCGCTTCTCACTATCGCTTTCGTTCTCTTCATCGCATGGCTCCTCATCTACCGCATTCACTTCGACTGGAAGATGTTCGGGAATCAGCTGCGCTCGGCCAGCCCGGTCCATATTGCCGCGGGCGTAGCCCTGATCTATCTTTCGTTTGTCATCCGATCGTGGCGCTGGGCGATTTTCCTTCGCCCCGGGACGAAGGTCGGTCCTCTTTCCCTTCTGGGATCGCAGTTTGTTGGATTTTCCGCGGTCGCCATGTTCGGTCGCCTGGCCGATCTTTCGCGCCCGTATCTCATTGCGAAACGCACCAAGACGAATGTTCCGGCGCAGATTGCGGTGTACACGGTGGAGCGGATGTTCGACCTGGGAGCGGCGGCGTTGATCTTCTCTTCGGCCTTTGCCTTTGCGCCGAAGGACATGCCGCATCACGAGACCTTCGTCCATGTCGGCGTATTTTCCCTGATTGGGACGGTTGCCCTGGCGATCATCGCGCTGGTGGTCCGCGTCTCCGGCGTTGCGGTGGCGGGATTCGCGCGCGGCGCTCTTTCGGGGCTCTCTGAGAAGTTTGCGACCAGCCTTTCGGAGAAGATCCTTCACTTCCGCGAGGGCCTTTCGGCAATCTCCTCCATGAACGAGTTTGTGATTGCCGCCGTGATGTCGCTGGCGATGTGGGCGATGATTGCGTTTGCCTACGTGCAGACCTGCCACGCGTTTGTGCTGGAGCCGACGCTCGCGCACCTTACCTTTTCGCAGGCCATGCTGCTGATGGCGGCGTCCATCGGTGGATCGCTCCTGCAGCTTCCGGTGGTTGGCTGGTTTACGCAGATCGCGGTGACTTCGACCGCGATGCACGCCTCCTACGGCACGCCCATCGAGACGGCGACCGGTTGCGGAGCCCTGCTCCTGCTGGTTACGTCTCTGTCCATCGTTCCCATCGGCCTGATCTACGCCCGCGTGGAGAGCATCTCCATGAAGGAGCTCAAGAAGACTTCCGCGGAGCCTGCAGCGGTCTGA
- the nrdR gene encoding transcriptional regulator NrdR — translation MKCPYCGFSQDKVVDSRESKEADSIRRRRECERCEKRFTTYERIDEIPYMVVKKDGRREKFDRQKVLSGLLHACEKRPLSPSALEKIVDQTEAYVVDSPERERTTSEVGELIMARLKEIDTVAYIRFASVYRDFKDVSEFKQELEGLLLAQRRKG, via the coding sequence ATGAAGTGTCCGTATTGCGGTTTTTCTCAAGACAAGGTGGTTGATTCGCGCGAAAGCAAGGAAGCCGATTCCATTCGGCGACGGCGGGAATGCGAACGTTGCGAGAAGCGTTTCACAACGTACGAACGGATCGACGAAATCCCCTACATGGTGGTGAAGAAGGACGGCCGCCGGGAGAAGTTCGACCGGCAAAAGGTGCTCTCCGGGCTTCTGCATGCCTGCGAAAAGCGGCCTTTGTCTCCTTCTGCCCTCGAAAAGATCGTGGATCAAACGGAAGCCTACGTCGTCGATTCGCCCGAGCGCGAGCGCACCACCAGCGAGGTAGGCGAGCTGATCATGGCGCGCCTGAAGGAGATCGATACGGTAGCGTATATTCGCTTCGCGTCGGTTTATCGGGACTTCAAGGACGTCTCCGAGTTCAAGCAGGAGCTCGAAGGTCTTCTGCTGGCCCAACGCCGCAAGGGTT